The Treponema primitia ZAS-1 genome includes a window with the following:
- the ppdK gene encoding pyruvate, phosphate dikinase: protein MAKQKYVYFFGEGKAEGEAGMKDVLGGKGANLAEMTNLGIPVPPGFTISTEVCAAFYENKRKYPAGLEQDVQTYLTKLEKVMGKKLGDPIDPLLVSVRSGAPVSMPGMMDTILNLGINDKAVLGLAEKTKNPRFAWDAYRRFIQMYGDVVMGVPGDDFEAAIKKIKDARGIHLDTDLSAGDLELLVSDYKKIVKDVTKKDFPQKPLDQLWGAVNAVFGSWNNERAIKYRQINDIKNVKGTAVNVQSMVYGNFGNDSGTGVCFSRDPSTGVREFYGEYLMNAQGEDVVAGIRTPEKIAALAKENKRIYDQLVKIKDRLEKHFRDMQDMEFTVQQGKLFLLQTRNGKRTGAAAVKTAVDMVGEKLIDKNTAILRVSPALLDQLLHPMFDVTTLKNAKPITKGLNASPGAACGRIVFTAKEAEEWHERGEKVLLVRQDTSPEDIGGMVVSQGILTSTGGMTSHAAVVARGMGTPCVAGAKGVSVQGKTATVGSKVFNEGDWLSIDGSTGEVYEGKLPLVNPEIGKDMETFLKWCDEVRTTARRGTLKGFDVRTNADQPEDAKRAFEFGAQGVGLCRTEHMFFDKDKLIHFRAMIVADTVEGRKEALKKILPLQKQDFFGIFKAMEGRPVTIRLLDPPLHEFVPHTPEETLELAEHIGVSVETLTPKIERLREANPMLGHRGCRLAVTYPEIYDMQVEAIALAAVDCIKQNIPVNPEIMIPIVVTARELKLLRPSAEKILKDVFGKAGVKLPVKIGTMIEVPRAAIRAAHIAKYADFFSFGTNDLTQMTFAFSRDDVASFLPSYLQQNVLDVDPFKSIDEEGVGFLIDYATKQGRAVNPNLKVGICGEHGGDPATIDFCYRSGLSYVSCSPFRVPLARLAGAQAVINNSITAKAKAVVKKLSPKVKTAAAKAKSAVSDAKAKAAPKAKAAAAGVKKAAVQVKAKAAPKAKAAAAKVKITAAKAKAKAAPKAKAVVAKVKTAAAKKAATTKKVVRNKETDALDRCCRGLIIAVTDRSA, encoded by the coding sequence ATGGCAAAACAAAAATACGTGTATTTTTTCGGCGAAGGTAAGGCCGAGGGTGAAGCGGGGATGAAGGATGTCCTTGGCGGTAAGGGCGCTAATCTGGCGGAAATGACTAATCTTGGCATCCCGGTTCCCCCGGGATTTACTATTTCTACCGAAGTATGCGCGGCTTTTTATGAAAATAAACGAAAGTACCCTGCGGGGCTTGAGCAGGATGTCCAGACCTATCTGACAAAACTTGAAAAGGTGATGGGGAAAAAGCTGGGAGATCCTATTGATCCCCTTCTGGTATCGGTCCGCTCAGGCGCGCCGGTTTCTATGCCCGGTATGATGGATACGATTCTCAATCTGGGTATTAACGACAAGGCGGTTCTGGGGCTGGCGGAAAAAACGAAGAACCCCCGCTTTGCCTGGGATGCCTACCGGCGTTTTATCCAGATGTACGGCGATGTGGTCATGGGGGTTCCCGGTGATGATTTTGAAGCGGCTATCAAGAAAATCAAGGATGCGCGGGGGATTCATCTTGATACGGACCTGAGCGCCGGGGACCTGGAACTGTTGGTGAGTGACTACAAGAAAATTGTTAAGGACGTAACGAAAAAAGATTTTCCCCAGAAGCCGCTGGATCAGCTCTGGGGCGCGGTAAACGCGGTCTTCGGTTCCTGGAATAACGAGCGGGCTATTAAATACCGGCAGATCAACGATATTAAAAATGTTAAGGGGACCGCGGTAAACGTGCAGTCCATGGTATACGGCAACTTTGGTAACGATTCCGGTACCGGGGTCTGTTTCAGCCGGGACCCCTCCACGGGGGTTAGGGAATTCTACGGCGAATATCTGATGAACGCCCAGGGTGAGGATGTGGTGGCGGGTATCCGGACTCCGGAAAAGATTGCCGCCCTGGCGAAGGAAAACAAGCGGATCTACGACCAACTGGTGAAGATTAAGGACCGCCTGGAAAAACACTTCCGGGATATGCAGGATATGGAATTCACCGTTCAGCAGGGTAAGCTTTTCCTGCTCCAGACCCGGAACGGCAAACGGACCGGCGCGGCGGCGGTTAAAACTGCGGTGGACATGGTTGGGGAAAAACTTATCGATAAAAATACGGCCATACTCCGGGTTAGCCCGGCGCTGCTGGATCAGCTGCTCCACCCTATGTTCGACGTTACGACATTGAAGAACGCCAAGCCGATTACCAAGGGGCTTAACGCGTCCCCGGGCGCGGCCTGCGGGCGGATCGTATTTACCGCCAAGGAAGCTGAGGAATGGCACGAGCGGGGGGAAAAGGTGCTCCTGGTCCGCCAGGATACCAGCCCCGAGGATATAGGCGGTATGGTGGTTTCCCAGGGTATACTCACCTCTACCGGCGGTATGACCAGCCATGCGGCGGTGGTTGCCCGCGGTATGGGTACCCCCTGTGTGGCCGGCGCCAAGGGTGTATCGGTTCAGGGAAAAACTGCTACGGTGGGGAGCAAGGTTTTCAACGAAGGGGACTGGCTCTCCATCGACGGTTCCACCGGCGAAGTCTACGAGGGGAAACTGCCCCTGGTGAACCCGGAAATCGGCAAGGATATGGAGACCTTCCTCAAGTGGTGCGATGAAGTTCGTACTACGGCCAGGCGGGGAACCCTTAAGGGCTTCGACGTTAGGACCAATGCGGACCAGCCGGAAGACGCTAAACGGGCCTTTGAGTTCGGCGCCCAGGGTGTGGGACTCTGCCGAACCGAACATATGTTCTTTGACAAGGACAAGCTCATCCACTTCCGGGCCATGATTGTGGCGGATACGGTGGAGGGCCGGAAGGAAGCTTTGAAGAAGATCCTTCCCCTGCAGAAGCAGGATTTCTTTGGTATCTTTAAAGCCATGGAGGGCCGGCCGGTAACTATCCGGCTCCTGGACCCGCCGCTCCATGAATTTGTACCCCATACCCCGGAGGAGACTCTGGAACTTGCGGAACATATCGGCGTGAGCGTGGAAACCCTGACCCCGAAGATCGAACGGCTCCGGGAAGCTAACCCCATGCTGGGGCACCGTGGCTGCCGTTTGGCGGTTACCTACCCGGAAATCTATGACATGCAGGTTGAAGCCATAGCGCTGGCGGCGGTGGACTGTATCAAGCAAAACATTCCGGTAAACCCGGAAATTATGATCCCCATTGTGGTTACCGCCCGGGAACTGAAATTGCTCCGTCCCAGCGCAGAAAAGATACTCAAGGATGTATTTGGGAAAGCCGGGGTAAAACTCCCGGTGAAGATTGGTACCATGATAGAGGTACCCCGGGCAGCCATCCGGGCGGCGCATATAGCCAAATATGCGGACTTCTTCAGCTTTGGTACCAACGATCTTACCCAAATGACCTTTGCCTTTAGCCGGGACGACGTGGCTTCTTTCCTGCCCTCATATCTCCAGCAGAATGTGCTTGACGTGGATCCCTTCAAGTCGATTGATGAAGAGGGGGTGGGCTTCCTTATTGATTACGCCACAAAACAAGGCCGGGCGGTTAACCCGAATCTTAAGGTCGGTATCTGCGGCGAGCACGGCGGCGATCCCGCAACCATCGACTTCTGCTACCGGTCCGGTCTGAGCTATGTTTCCTGCTCACCCTTCCGGGTACCCCTGGCCCGGCTTGCGGGCGCCCAGGCGGTAATTAACAATTCCATTACGGCGAAGGCCAAAGCGGTGGTAAAGAAGCTGAGCCCGAAGGTAAAAACCGCCGCAGCCAAGGCGAAGTCTGCGGTTTCCGATGCCAAGGCCAAAGCAGCGCCAAAGGCGAAAGCGGCCGCAGCGGGTGTGAAAAAGGCTGCAGTTCAGGTAAAGGCTAAAGCGGCGCCCAAGGCGAAGGCCGCCGCAGCAAAGGTAAAGATCACCGCGGCAAAAGCCAAGGCTAAGGCGGCGCCCAAGGCAAAAGCGGTGGTAGCTAAGGTGAAAACTGCGGCGGCAAAAAAAGCGGCGACGACAAAAAAAGTAGTAAGAAATAAGGAGACTGATGCGTTGGATCGGTGTTGCCGCGGTTTAATTATCGCGGTAACAGACAGATCTGCCTGA